In a genomic window of Epinephelus fuscoguttatus linkage group LG23, E.fuscoguttatus.final_Chr_v1:
- the LOC125884443 gene encoding uncharacterized protein LOC125884443 isoform X2: MTSFSSYVKRSELFHRWKKVIYIILLLINLTSSVCGTFVVNVTQTSYQAEENHNITLEWMFTTKPGSSLHSLYIYCELLTDLRPSVLFRLHGGVEVPESQDEQFTGRVQCDKDVLREGRLRLHVSRLRTDDSGLYMCEVDTRYDGSTATCQLTVTEPKSAQKTETPLQPISLQTSDPTEDKDVKSGLSSRSRVILIVVFCILLAIIVVGVTGYLIHKYRKREHMKGPVV, from the exons ATGACGTCGTTCTCCTCGTACGTCAAGAGGTCAGAGCTGTTCCACAGATG GAAGAAGGTGATCTACATCATCCTGCTGCTCATCAACCTGACCTccagtgtctgtg GAACATTTGTAGTCaatgtgacacagacctcctatCAGGCAGAGGAGAACCACAACATCACACTGGAGTGGATGTTCACCACCAAACCTGGCAGCTCCCTCCACTCCCTTTATATCTACTGTGAACTGTTAACTGATCTCAGACCATCAGTCCTGTTTCGTCTACATGGAGGTGTTGAGGTCCCAGAGTCTCAGGATGAACAGTTTACAGGACGAGTCCAGTGTGACAAAGACGTCCTCAGAGAGGGACGACTCAGACTTCATGTGTCCAGACTCAGGACTGATGACTCAGGACTGTACATGTGTGAAGTGGACACACGTTATGACGGCAGCACTGCTACATGTCAGCTCACTGTCACTG AGCCAAAGTCAGCtcagaaaacagaaacaccACTGCAACCCATCAGTCTACAAACGTCTGATCCAACGGAAGACAAAGACGTTAAAA GTGGGCTGTCTAGTCGGAGCAGAGTGATCCTAATTGTGGTTTTCTGCATCTTGCTGGCGATCATAGTTGTTGGAGTCACAGGATATTTGATACATAAGTATCGAAAACGGGAG CATATGAAAGGACCTGTAGTCTAA
- the LOC125884443 gene encoding uncharacterized protein LOC125884443 isoform X1, producing MTSFSSYVKRSELFHRCSVSSHRKKVIYIILLLINLTSSVCGTFVVNVTQTSYQAEENHNITLEWMFTTKPGSSLHSLYIYCELLTDLRPSVLFRLHGGVEVPESQDEQFTGRVQCDKDVLREGRLRLHVSRLRTDDSGLYMCEVDTRYDGSTATCQLTVTEPKSAQKTETPLQPISLQTSDPTEDKDVKSGLSSQSRVILIVVFCILLAIIVVGVTGYLIHKYRKWEHMKGPVV from the exons ATGACGTCGTTCTCCTCGTACGTCAAGAGGTCAGAGCTGTTCCACAGATG ctctgtctcctctcacagGAAGAAGGTGATCTACATCATCCTGCTGCTCATCAACCTGACCTccagtgtctgtg GAACATTTGTAGTCaatgtgacacagacctcctatCAGGCAGAGGAGAACCACAACATCACACTGGAGTGGATGTTCACCACCAAACCTGGCAGCTCCCTCCACTCCCTTTATATCTACTGTGAACTGTTAACTGATCTCAGACCATCAGTCCTGTTTCGTCTACATGGAGGTGTTGAGGTCCCAGAGTCTCAGGATGAACAGTTTACAGGACGAGTCCAGTGTGACAAAGACGTCCTCAGAGAGGGACGACTCAGACTTCATGTGTCCAGACTCAGGACTGATGACTCAGGACTGTACATGTGTGAAGTGGACACACGTTATGACGGCAGCACTGCTACATGTCAGCTCACTGTCACTG AGCCAAAGTCAGCtcagaaaacagaaacaccACTGCAACCCATCAGTCTACAAACGTCTGATCCAACGGAAGACAAAGACGTTAAAA GTGGGCTGTCCAGTCAGAGCAGAGTGATCCTAATTGTGGTTTTCTGCATCTTGCTGGCGATCATAGTTGTTGGAGTCACAGGATATTTGATACATAAGTATCGAAAATGGGAG CATATGAAAGGACCTGTAGTCTAA
- the LOC125884302 gene encoding uncharacterized protein LOC125884302 translates to MSKCSEFLLKHTPPNVPGVLERGKILDQNRYKVICQTLSNVRRFVTLYDTQNRIPVFSAFKYTGVDGGGRPKDWKIEPQLEDIGSNKNMIPVSKNKTYNNQAGDIDYKNHTVYNRGHLFPCSYGMTENDRKATFTLTNIVPQVGTFNKGSWQKMESCVKCVLDEYCKNNDITEGFLVIGAQPGNKTLNNRVNIPSMLWSAFCCYSQSENTWLAAAHWGENIKDSSKYLQTKTLAELYKKLSTQDSYHICPTFYHSKYIWPSHDHLRSFYYHICPSQYHYYVCSSYNHICCFYHYSWHSYISKYHICPSHYHITPNIYHICLSQYYYHICSSYYHIWPLYYHTRNLYISPCYHHIFPSQYNICPSHNYNWPRYYDNQYSLNYCYYYS, encoded by the exons ATGTCAAAGTGTTCAGAGTTTCTCCTGAAGCACACTCCACCAAATGTGCCGGGAGTCTTGGAGAGAGGGAAAATCCTGGACCAGAACAGATACAAAGTCATTTGCCAGACTTTGAGTAACGTGAGAAGATTTGTGACGCTTTACGACACGCAGAATAGGATTCCAGTGTTTTCTGCTTTCAAGTACACAGGAGTAGACGGGGGTGGGAGGCCCAAAGACTGGAAAATAGAACCGCAG CTTGAAGACATAGGCAGCAACAAGAACATGATCCCCGTATCCAAAAACAAGACCTACAACAACCAGGCCGGGGATATTGATTACAAAAACCATACAGTATACAACAGAGGGCATTTATTTCCATGCTCTTATGgaatgacagaaaatgacagGAAAGCAACCTTTACCCTGACCAACATTGTTCCACAAGTGGGCACATTCAACAAGGGAAGCTGGCAGAAAATGGAGAGCTGCGTCAAATGTGTTCTGGATGAATACTGCAAAAACAATGATATTACAGAAGGCTTTCTGGTAATTGGAGCACAGCCTGGCAACAAAACCCTAAACAACAGGGTTAATATTCCTTCCATGCTGTGGTCAGCATTCTGCTGCTACAGTCAAAGTGAGAATACATGGCTAGCAGCTGCGCACTGGGGTGAAAACATCAAAGATAGTTCTAAATATCTGCAGACTAAGACCTTGGCAGAGCTCTATAAGAAACTGAGTACACAGGACTCA TACCACATCTGTCCCACCTTCTACCACTCCAAGTACATCTGGCCCTCCCACGACCACCTCCGATCCTTTTACTACCACATCTGTCCCTCCCAGTACCAC TACTACGTCTGCTCCTCTTACAACCACATCTGCTGTTTTTACCACTACAGCTGGCACTCCTACATCTCCAAGTACCACATCTGCCCTTCACACTACCACATCACTCCCAATATCTACCACATCTGTCTATCCCAGTACTAC TACCACATCTGCTCCTCATACTACCACATCTGGCCTCTTTACTACCACACCAGGAACCTCTACATCAGCCCCTGTTACCACCACATCTTCCCCTCCCAGTACAACATCTGTCCCTCCCACAACTACAACTGGCCACGTTACTACGACAACCAGTACTCCCTcaactactgctactactactctTAG
- the LOC125884445 gene encoding endonuclease domain-containing 1 protein-like, giving the protein MCCLLPLAALLLLSIVPSVTEVVQSMSKCSEFLLEQTPPNVPGVLEGGEILDKSRYKVICQTLSNVRTFVTVYDTQNRIPVFSASKYTGVDGGKRPSPNWKIEPQLEDIDSNKNMIPVSKNKTYNNQAGDNDYKDQTVYDRGHLFPCSYGATENDRKATFTLTNIVPQEGIFNKGSWQKMESCVKCVLDEYCKNNDITEGFLVIGAQPGNDKLKDRVNIPSMLWSAFCCYSQSENTWLASAHWGENIKDSSEYLQTKTLAELYKKLSTQDSVFEVFPGTQCPLSTTVTQFYPKLKKTCQCPPLISTTSASPTTTATSPVFFLFVFFPFFC; this is encoded by the exons ATGTGTTGCCTCCTGCCCCtcgctgctctcctcctcctttccatCGTTCCTTCAGTAACTGAAGTGGTGCAGTCGATGTCAAAGTGTTCAGAGTTTCTCCTGGAGCAAACTCCACCAAATGTGCCGGGAGTCTTGGAGGGAGGGGAAATCCTGGACAAGAGCAGATACAAAGTCATTTGCCAGACTCTGAGTAACGTGAGAACATTTGTGACGGTTTACGACACGCAGAATAGGATTCCAGTGTTTTCTGCTAGCAAGTACACAGGAGTAGACGGGGGTAAGAGACCCTCACCTAACTGGAAAATAGAACCACAG CTTGAAGACATAGACAGCAACAAGAACATGATCCCCGTATCCAAAAACAAGACCTACAACAACCAGGCCGGGGATAATGATTACAAAGACCAAACAGTATACGACAGAGGACATTTATTTCCATGCTCTTATGGAGCGACTGAAAATGACAGGAAAGCAACCTTTACCCTGACCAACATTGTTCCACAAGAAGGCATATTCAACAAGGGAAGCTGGCAGAAAATGGAGAGCTGCGTCAAATGTGTTCTGGATGAATACTGCAAAAACAATGATATTACAGAAGGCTTTCTGGTAATTGGAGCACAGCCTGGCAACGACAAGCTAAAGGACAGGGTTAATATTCCTTCCATGCTGTGGTCAGCATTCTGCTGCTACAGTCAAAGTGAGAATACATGGCTAGCAAGTGCGCACTGGGGTGAAAACATCAAAGATAGTTCTGAATATCTGCAGACTAAGACCTTGGCAGAGCTCTATAAGAAACTGAGTACACAGGACTCAGTATTTGAAGTGTTTCCTGGAACACAATGTCCTCTCAGCACAACTGTCACTCAGTTTTACCCAAAACTTAAGAAAACTTGCCAATGCCCACCACTTATTTCAACTACTTCTGCCTCCCCCACTACTACTGCTACCtctccagttttttttttgtttgttttttttccttttttttgttaa